One genomic segment of Streptomyces sp. TLI_146 includes these proteins:
- a CDS encoding Pr6Pr family membrane protein, whose protein sequence is MSLSTRLEGSAKIGLALLGVAALATSLNRATHTDEGAANWISYFTNLSNLLGAAVLLTSGLALLRGTRPVPDLLRGAATLYLVITGAVYWTLLAGTIDANTIIWANSVVHGVIPAAFLADWLLRPPPRRISWTQSLPWLAFPLLYLAYSLLRGPHAGWYPYDFLDPREPGGYGHVATWSVIITLAFTGMASLLVLYVNVRHRRGGSGGTGVNEREGRDQDLITS, encoded by the coding sequence ATGTCTCTAAGCACCAGGCTGGAAGGTTCGGCCAAAATAGGACTGGCGCTGCTGGGCGTCGCAGCCTTGGCCACCTCGCTCAACCGGGCAACGCACACCGACGAGGGCGCAGCGAACTGGATCTCGTACTTCACCAATCTCTCCAACCTGCTCGGCGCCGCCGTCCTGCTGACCAGTGGGCTGGCCCTGTTGCGCGGCACCCGCCCCGTCCCTGACCTGTTGCGCGGTGCCGCCACCCTCTATCTGGTGATCACAGGAGCGGTGTACTGGACCCTGCTGGCCGGAACCATCGACGCGAACACGATCATCTGGGCCAACAGCGTGGTGCACGGCGTCATCCCGGCCGCGTTCCTCGCCGACTGGCTACTGCGTCCTCCGCCGCGCCGCATCTCCTGGACACAGTCTCTGCCGTGGCTGGCCTTCCCGCTGCTCTACCTCGCCTACTCGCTGCTGCGCGGGCCGCACGCGGGCTGGTACCCGTACGACTTCCTCGACCCCCGCGAGCCGGGCGGCTACGGGCACGTCGCGACCTGGTCGGTGATCATCACGTTGGCCTTCACGGGGATGGCGTCGCTGCTTGTCCTGTACGTCAACGTGCGCCACAGGAGGGGCGGAAGTGGCGGAACCGGCGTCAACGAACGCGAAGGCCGTGACCAGGACCTGATTACGAGCTGA
- the abc-f gene encoding ribosomal protection-like ABC-F family protein, producing MRDRAHTVMPTAAPAVVAQLSVKEVTKSYGTRTILDLVSFTIRPGEKAAVIGENGSGKSTLLRLLAAAETPDSGQITVSFPGGTGHLAQTLVLGAHCTVQDAVDHALADLRSMEARLREAEESLGEATDGELAAYGDLLTAYEERGGYEADARVDAAMHGLGLAAITRDRLLGSLSGGEQSRLALACVLAAAPELLLLDEPTNHLDATAVRWLEDHLRAHRGTVVAVTHDRGFLERVATTILEVDRDERTVHRYGDGWAGYQAAKAAARRGAAQRYADWAEEVASIQALLEAAGRRLATTGHDPKQGFGKHRRSSEAKLGGQVRSARQALAQLQSHPVAKPPAPLHFTAAFSAADGSAAGPLAEFEDVSVGERLHLAGRLTLAPGQRLLVTGDNGAGKTTLLRIIAGDLEPDEGTARRPAHIGYLAQELPTYTTGLPLLAAYAAGRPGAPDEYAEQLLALGLFHEQDLHVPVTALSAGQRRRLQIARLVTRPADLLVLDEPTNHIALDLAEDLQAALSAYPGAVVVVSHDRDFRARFEGEVLELHAGRRS from the coding sequence ATGCGCGACCGCGCCCATACCGTCATGCCCACCGCTGCCCCCGCCGTCGTGGCGCAGCTATCCGTCAAGGAAGTCACCAAGTCCTACGGCACCCGAACCATCCTCGACCTGGTGTCCTTCACCATCCGCCCGGGTGAGAAGGCGGCCGTCATCGGCGAGAACGGCTCCGGCAAGTCCACCCTGCTGCGTCTGCTCGCCGCAGCCGAGACGCCGGACAGCGGGCAGATCACCGTCAGCTTCCCTGGCGGCACGGGCCACCTTGCCCAAACCCTCGTCCTTGGCGCGCACTGCACCGTGCAGGACGCCGTCGACCACGCTCTCGCCGATCTGCGGTCCATGGAAGCCCGGTTGCGGGAGGCCGAGGAGAGTCTCGGTGAGGCGACGGACGGCGAACTCGCCGCCTACGGTGACCTGTTGACCGCGTACGAGGAGCGCGGCGGATACGAGGCCGACGCCCGGGTGGATGCCGCGATGCACGGACTCGGGCTGGCCGCGATCACCCGTGACCGGCTGCTCGGCTCCCTGTCCGGCGGCGAGCAGTCCCGGCTCGCCCTCGCCTGCGTTCTGGCCGCCGCTCCCGAACTCCTGCTTCTGGACGAACCGACGAACCACCTGGACGCGACGGCCGTACGCTGGCTGGAGGACCACCTGCGCGCACACCGCGGCACCGTCGTCGCGGTCACCCACGACCGCGGCTTCCTGGAACGCGTCGCCACCACCATCCTGGAGGTCGACCGCGACGAACGCACCGTGCACCGATACGGCGACGGCTGGGCCGGCTACCAGGCCGCGAAGGCCGCCGCCCGGCGCGGCGCGGCACAGCGCTACGCGGACTGGGCCGAGGAAGTGGCCTCTATACAGGCCCTGCTGGAAGCCGCGGGACGGCGGCTGGCCACCACCGGTCACGACCCCAAGCAGGGCTTCGGCAAGCACCGCCGCTCCAGCGAGGCCAAGCTCGGCGGGCAGGTGCGCTCCGCCCGCCAGGCCCTGGCCCAGCTGCAAAGCCACCCGGTGGCCAAACCACCGGCACCGCTCCACTTCACGGCAGCGTTTTCGGCGGCAGACGGATCCGCCGCGGGCCCCCTCGCCGAGTTCGAGGACGTCAGTGTCGGCGAGCGGCTGCACCTGGCCGGGCGCCTCACCCTCGCACCCGGCCAGCGGCTGCTGGTCACCGGTGACAACGGCGCGGGCAAGACGACACTCCTGCGCATCATCGCAGGCGACCTGGAGCCCGACGAAGGCACCGCGCGCCGCCCCGCCCACATCGGCTACCTCGCACAGGAACTACCCACGTACACCACGGGGCTCCCGCTGCTCGCCGCATACGCCGCCGGGCGGCCCGGGGCGCCTGACGAGTACGCTGAACAGCTGCTGGCCCTGGGCCTGTTCCACGAGCAGGATCTGCACGTCCCGGTCACCGCGCTGTCCGCGGGCCAGCGGCGGAGGCTGCAGATCGCCCGCCTGGTGACCCGGCCCGCTGACCTCCTCGTCCTGGACGAGCCCACCAACCACATCGCCCTCGACCTTGCCGAAGACCTGCAGGCGGCGCTCAGCGCGTATCCGGGAGCCGTGGTCGTGGTCTCGCACGACCGCGACTTCCGCGCCCGCTTCGAGGGCGAGGTACTGGAACTGCATGCCGGCCGCAGGAGCTGA
- a CDS encoding endonuclease domain-containing protein — MLSYHANFLLEPAQAVHARQSTLAWAAKAAILHGDEHKESTSGEPRGKYNGWHIDHDHVCCPHDTTCGERVRGILCSDCKIRGVT, encoded by the coding sequence GTGCTCAGCTACCACGCGAACTTTCTACTGGAACCGGCTCAGGCTGTCCATGCGAGGCAGAGCACTCTGGCTTGGGCAGCCAAGGCAGCGATTCTGCACGGCGACGAGCACAAGGAGAGCACCTCTGGTGAGCCTCGCGGAAAGTACAATGGGTGGCACATCGACCACGACCACGTGTGTTGTCCCCACGACACAACCTGTGGCGAGCGTGTTCGGGGGATTCTCTGCAGCGACTGCAAAATCCGGGGAGTCACCTAG
- a CDS encoding oxidoreductase, whose product MTSIENESTTRELKGKRALVTGGTRGIGAAVVRQLLDVGAQVLTTARSATAPVPEGAAFVEADVRTPAGAQAIAAAARTSLGGVDILIHNAGGAQPYEGASDIPDEVWQDALDLNFLASVRLDALLVPGMREQRSGAIVHVSSAATLAPLGSFLHYTAAKAALENYSRGLALELAPLGIRVNTVSPGRVATPGGEATREQWAGLNSASGRNGAETTTPLGRDGRPEDIAHTVLFLVSNQASWLTGSNLYVDGGEFPRS is encoded by the coding sequence ATGACCAGCATCGAAAACGAATCGACGACGCGGGAACTCAAGGGAAAGCGGGCGCTGGTGACGGGCGGAACCCGAGGAATCGGAGCGGCGGTCGTCCGCCAGCTGCTGGACGTCGGCGCCCAAGTACTCACGACCGCCAGGTCGGCGACGGCCCCGGTGCCGGAAGGGGCCGCCTTCGTGGAGGCCGACGTACGGACCCCGGCCGGAGCCCAAGCAATCGCCGCGGCCGCGCGGACAAGCCTGGGCGGTGTGGACATCCTGATCCACAACGCGGGTGGAGCGCAGCCGTACGAGGGAGCGTCGGACATCCCCGACGAGGTGTGGCAGGACGCGCTGGACCTGAACTTCCTCGCCTCGGTGCGACTGGACGCCTTGCTGGTGCCGGGTATGCGAGAGCAGCGCTCGGGGGCGATCGTCCATGTCTCCTCGGCCGCGACCCTCGCCCCGCTCGGATCGTTCCTGCACTACACAGCGGCCAAGGCGGCCCTGGAGAACTACAGCCGGGGTCTGGCCCTGGAACTGGCCCCGCTCGGCATCCGCGTCAACACCGTCTCTCCCGGCAGGGTCGCCACCCCCGGCGGCGAGGCGACGCGGGAGCAGTGGGCAGGGCTGAACTCGGCCTCGGGCCGGAATGGCGCGGAGACCACCACCCCGCTGGGACGGGACGGCCGCCCCGAGGACATCGCCCACACGGTTCTGTTCCTCGTCTCCAACCAGGCGAGCTGGCTGACCGGCAGCAATCTCTACGTGGACGGCGGTGAATTCCCCAGGAGCTGA
- a CDS encoding RidA family protein, whose translation MTAKITRFNPDQLHETPGYHHITVVEAGRTAYLAGQCPLDQHGSLVGPGALETQVDQVVANALAALAAVNAQPQHVVRSVIYVRSDAREDLGSVWARLTASALGPAFTSASTLLGVAQLGFAGQLVEADLTVALPD comes from the coding sequence ATGACAGCGAAGATCACCCGCTTCAACCCCGACCAGTTGCATGAGACGCCGGGCTATCACCACATCACCGTTGTGGAGGCTGGCCGAACGGCTTACCTGGCGGGGCAGTGCCCGCTCGATCAGCACGGCTCCCTCGTTGGCCCGGGTGCCCTTGAGACGCAAGTCGACCAGGTCGTCGCGAACGCACTCGCCGCGCTCGCGGCGGTGAATGCCCAGCCACAGCACGTGGTGCGTTCAGTGATCTATGTGCGGAGCGACGCCAGGGAGGACCTGGGCAGCGTCTGGGCTCGGCTTACCGCTTCCGCCCTCGGACCGGCGTTCACGTCCGCCAGCACGCTCTTGGGGGTTGCGCAGTTGGGCTTCGCCGGGCAACTGGTCGAGGCGGACCTCACCGTCGCGTTGCCCGACTGA